The following are from one region of the Coccinella septempunctata chromosome 7, icCocSept1.1, whole genome shotgun sequence genome:
- the LOC123317252 gene encoding nascent polypeptide-associated complex subunit alpha, muscle-specific form-like gives MQEMKERLEHKIEETKEAYPDKFAADQMGAGPSGISQAQLEEEEGARGKTPVDEVATFVSPGSPESDDIYDEMDREYQILERLYELYQQLAPDRPEGLRTPPVFSKHPEIRELGRQLRYRADEFDLHPAEKFQPAAEYFAGEGAAAPSPFVDPRDAGRLGRGAQPSEEPEMPPSRIAVESPPWTKIEELKRITEMAEKGLDASPAISGGVGMTTPKSPSTPRRPIRRDLRLEFDMESPPQYESPPGSPQGMPTPEFLMDPTHGLPQVVTGQMLEDMYAGKQAEYDAYIQAEMEAEKSLWPVLAPRAPTPPPPRVSPRSPGGVTTPQQRPSPRAPTPPSVGGPGVPVRTPGTPKGLPPSMRFQYTTPPKFRTTEPVEIPGEPEFEEFDPFQHEDIMFQTMPELVEADLDDFDTSMGSPQFELKEWYDPMKAMLEAEEEPEMIFDVSDEMGEIDLVPAEEDYRAYSPAITLQERLMGHEIPKEFFDPSRPGAKSKQVTIGSRKVQVARTSKPTTLAKETIREDLSGERFEESLEEYEDMINAEEEEFLNISLGDPDRTEYLKKMADEAQDVEALEEEAPPDLFDVDMSFGSPERPPRPPSPPVETPPFGPGREILLYGGTPEEYDENIFLDEEPEFLASPGMPSPPPPPTPPPPGPPSPETPPWAPPFETFYSEDIFQDEEPDFLASPGMPPGRTLEDDMREIGGPIQLPPSYWELPSPPPSVPVNVPLGPLGRPLGPGDVQVSPQRATGRGIPSPRMRQAAPVGTPEFDPAAFRRELMGHRVEFAGKERFQAGERMVPRRTPIPRQYFPIREHAGYEESMKLHREVDDYREMMSRLPPLPPPAPYPEELMGQERQGRFAYQETLLDQPLSPMESLPSPLAPKRGVTGWQTPPHLRVERPPPVDYRTPSPTRQQEAFVRMPPHISMISRGQLPFEEEGFMDLREEDVFPQELQDSYSSPRVPASMMVSPPPSMAIPTMTMDQQMNQAEQRALWQAQQIAERTPPRPSPPPRPPQRQPSPSPAPPPPEQRSPPPSRPPCARPPESEPKVLKRVQETTYSSEVYDPDSPENSRRWTKGRTMLEFNRPEEGDRGRPTPSPPPQGSPARPRGSPAPTTPPRQMPQPRPAMARVPRPAQQGGLPRVQGRRLPMRNIIEGEGAVLPKRRLFQDAGQQAPPSGQPPQPPRRVCPGAPKGEKVEIVEEFEETEHDYIPEHLRGYKWMDDPEADQFYETFKQQFR, from the exons ATGCAGGAGATGAAAGAGAGGTTGGAGCACAAAATCGAGGAGACCAAAGAGGCCTACCCGGATAAGTTCGCCGCCGACCAGATGGGGGCCGGACCGTCAGGAATCTCG CAAGCCCAGCTGGAGGAAGAGGAGGGTGCCAGGGGAAAGACCCCGGTGGACGAGGTGGCCACCTTCGTATCACCCGGATCGCCGGAGTCGGACGACATCTACGACGAGATGGACAGGGAATACCAGATCCTGGAGAGGCTGTACGAGCTATATCAGCAAC TGGCTCCCGACAGGCCGGAAGGGTTGCGGACGCCGCCGGTGTTCAGCAAACATCCGGAGATAAGGGAGCTGGGTCGTCAGCTGAGGTACAGGGCCGACGAGTTCGATCTTCATCCGGCGGAGAAGTTCCAGCCGGCGGCCGAGTATTTCGCCGGAGAGGGCGCAG CTGCCCCATCGCCGTTCGTTGATCCCAGAGATGCAGGAAGGTTAGGTCGTGGCGCACAGCCTTCGGAGGAGCCAGAGATGCCG CCTTCGAGGATAGCCGTAGAATCGCCCCCATGGACGAAGATCGAAGAACTGAAGAGGATAACGGAGATGGCGGAGAAGGGATTGGACGCGTCTCCCGCCATATCCGGAGGAGTCGGTATGACGACGCCAAAATCACCTTCAACCCCACGAAGACCT ATCAGGAGAGACCTACGCTTGGAGTTCGACATGGAGTCGCCTCCGCAATACGAATCGCCTCCCGGAAGTCCGCAGGGCATGCCGACGCCGGAGTTCCTGATGGACCCCACTCACGGTCTTCCCCAGGTGGTCACGGGGCAGATGCTGGAGGATATGTACGCCGGCAAACAGGCGGAATACGACGCTTACATACAGGCCGAGATGGAGGCGGAGAAATCGCTGTGGCCAGTGTTGGCGCCCAGGGCCCCCACGCCGCCACCCCCACGCGTTTCTCCGAGGTCGCCGGGTGGCGTAACGACTCCCCAGCAGAGACCTTCGCCCCGAGCACCTACGCCGCCTTCGGTCGGGGGCCCCGGCGTTCCCGTGAGGACCCCGGGCACGCCCAAAGGTCTGCCGCCCAGTATGCGCTTCCAGTATACCACGCCGCCGAAGTTCCGCACCACGGAACCGGTGGAGATACCCGGAGAGCCGGAATTCGAAGAGTTCGACCCCTTTCAGCACGAGGACATCATGTTTCAG ACTATGCCGGAACTGGTCGAGGCGGATCTGGACGACTTCGACACGTCGATGGGCAGTCCTCAGTTCGAGCTGAAGGAATGGTACGATCCCATGAAGGCCATGCTCGAGGCCGAAGAGGAGCCCGAGATGATTTTCGACGTCTCCGACGAGATGGGAGAGATAGACCTGGTTCCCGCCGAGGAAGACTACAGGGCCTACTCCCCGGCCATCACCCTCCAGGAGAGGTTGATGGGGCACGAGATTCCAAAGG AATTCTTCGACCCCAGCAGACCCGGGGCCAAGTCCAAGCAGGTGACCATTGGATCGAGGAAGGTCCAGGTGGCTAGGACCTCGAAACCGACGACCCTCGCCAAGGAGACCATCAGGGAAGACCTGTCGGGTGAGAGATTCGAGGAATCTCTGGAGGAATACGAGGATATGATCAACGCGGAGGAGGAGGAATTCCTCAACATATCGCTGGGCGATCCCGACAGGACCGAGTACTTGAAGAAGATGGCCGACGAG GCGCAAGACGTTGAGGCCTTAGAAGAGGAGGCGCCACCGGATCTGTTCGACGTAGACATGa GTTTTGGATCGCCAGAGAGACCACCCAGACCTCCATCTCCTCCCGTTGAGACCCCGCCGTTCGGTCCCGGCAGGGAGATACTCCTCTACGGAGGAACGCCCGAAGAGTACGACGAGAACATCTTCCTGGACGAAGAACCGGAATTCCTGGCCAGTCCTGGGATGCCCTCGCCCCCACCGCCACCA ACCCCTCCTCCGCCGGGACCTCCTAGTCCGGAAACGCCTCCGTGGGCGCCGCCCTTCGAAACCTTCTACAGCGAGGACATATTCCAAGACGAGGAACCGGACTTCTTGGCGAGTCCGGGCATGCCGCCCGGTAGGACACTGGAAGACGACATGCGAGAGATCGGCGGGCCCATCCAGCTACCGCCGTCCTATTGGGAGCTCCCTTCTCCGCCACCCTCGGTGCCGGTAAACGTGCCGTTGGGGCCCTTGGGTAGGCCCCTGGGGCCCGGGGACGTACAGGTGTCGCCGCAGAGGGCTACTGGTCGCGGCATACCCTCCCCCAGAATG AGACAGGCGGCTCCGGTCGGCACGCCAGAGTTCGATCCGGCCGCTTTCAGAAGGGAACTGATGGGACACCGCGTGGAATTCGCCGGGAAAGAACGGTTCCAAGCGGGAGAACGGATGGTTCCCAGACGTACCCCGATACCCAGGCAATATTTCCCAATCAGAGAGCACGCCGGTTACGAGGAGTCTATGAAATTACACCGGGAG GTCGACGACTACAGAGAAATGATGTCCAGACTACCGCCGTTGCCTCCGCCAGCCCCCTACCCCGAGGAACTGATGGGGCAGGAACGCCAAGGGCGTTTCGCCTACCAGGAGACGCTCCTGGATCAGCCGCTGTCTCCGATGGAGAGCCTGCCGTCTCCCTTGGCGCCCAAGAGGGGAGTCACGGGTTGGCAGACCCCGCCGCATCTCAGGGTCGAGCGTCCGCCCCCCGTAGACTATCGAACGCCCTCGCCCACACGTCAACAGGAGGCGTTCGTGAGGATGCCCCCTCACATCAGCATGATCTCGAGGGGTcagctgccgttcgaagaggaGGGCTTCATGGATCTGAGGGAAGAGGACGTGTTCCCTCAGGAACTGCAGGATAGTTACAGCTCGCCCAGGGTTCCGGCTTCGATGATGGTGTCGCCGCCTCCTTCGATGGCGATACCGACCATGACGATGGACCAGCAGATGAACCAGGCCGAGCAGAGGGCCCTGTGGCAGGCGCAACAG ATCGCAGAGCGTACCCCGCCACGACCTTCACCACCACCTAGACCTCCCCAGAGACAACCTTCTCCATCTCCCGCACCTCCCCCACCCGAACAGAGATCCCCACCCCCTTCCAGGCCTCCTTGTGCGAGACCACCAGAATCCGAACCGAAGGTCCTGAAGAGGGTCCAAGAAACCACCTATTCTTCCGAAGTGTACGACCCCGACAGTCCTGAGAATTCGAGGAGATGGACCAAAG GTAGGACAATGCTAGAGTTCAACCGCCCTGAAGAGGGCGATAGAGGACGACCAACGCCCAGTCCTCCTCCGCAAGGTTCTCCAGCACGTCCGCGGGGTTCCCCGGCGCCAACTACTCCACCCAGGCAGATGCCACAACCACGCCCAGCCATGGCGAGGGTTCCAAGACCCGCGCAACAAGGCGGATTGCCTAGGGTGCAAGGTAGAAGGTTGCCGATGAGGAATATAATCGAAGGAGAGGGTG CGGTGCTGCCTAAAAGGAGGCTGTTTCAAGATGCCGGACAACAGGCGCCCCCATCCGGCCAACCCCCGCAACCGCCGAGGAGGGTATGTCCGGGAGCCCCCAAGGGGGAGAAAGTCGAGATTGTGGAGGAGTTCGAGGAGACCGAGCACGATTACATACCGGAACATTTGCGCGGTTACAAGTGGATGGACGATCCGGAAGCCGATCAATTTTACGAAACTTTCAAGCAACAATTCCGCTGA